One genomic segment of Amycolatopsis granulosa includes these proteins:
- a CDS encoding response regulator, translating into MIRVVLADDQALVRAGFRVLLETEDGFAVCGEAADGAQALALAREHRPDVVVMDIRMPGVDGLTATREITADPGLDGVKVLVLTTFDVDEYVFQALRAGASGFLLKDTEPVELLRALRVIAAGEALLAPTVTRRLISEFVTRPENRRVDTGAVPQITDREREVLALVAGGLSNDEIAAQLVISTATARTHVSRIMTKLGARDRAQLVVLAYESGLVAPRGSRP; encoded by the coding sequence ATGATCCGGGTCGTGCTCGCCGACGACCAGGCGCTGGTGCGCGCCGGGTTCCGGGTGCTGCTGGAGACCGAGGACGGCTTCGCGGTCTGCGGCGAGGCGGCCGACGGTGCGCAAGCGCTTGCGCTGGCCCGCGAGCACCGGCCGGACGTCGTGGTCATGGACATCCGGATGCCCGGGGTGGACGGGCTGACCGCGACCCGTGAGATCACCGCCGACCCCGGCCTCGACGGGGTGAAAGTGCTGGTCCTGACCACCTTCGACGTCGACGAGTACGTCTTCCAGGCGCTGCGCGCCGGCGCGAGCGGGTTCCTGCTCAAGGACACCGAACCGGTCGAGCTGCTCCGTGCGTTACGGGTGATCGCCGCGGGCGAGGCGCTGCTCGCCCCGACCGTCACGCGGCGGCTGATCAGCGAGTTCGTCACCCGGCCGGAGAACCGGCGTGTCGACACCGGCGCCGTCCCGCAGATCACCGACCGCGAACGTGAGGTGCTGGCGCTGGTCGCGGGAGGACTGTCCAACGACGAAATCGCGGCGCAGCTGGTCATCTCCACGGCCACCGCGCGCACGCACGTCAGCCGCATCATGACGAAGCTCGGCGCGCGCGACCGCGCCCAGCTGGTGGTGCTCGCCTACGAGTCCGGTCTGGTCGCCCCGCGCGGCTCGCGGCCGTGA